The window GCGCTTTTGGGGGCGTCAGAGCATGGCTTCTCGGTCGCGCATCAGCGCGCGCGACAGGAGCACGACCGGCAGGAGCGCGGTCAGGATGATCAGGAGCGCTGCCACCGCGCCGTCCTGAACCGTGGCGCGTGATGCGTTTTCATAGACGAAGGTCGCGAGCGTGTTGAAGCCGAAGGGCCGCAGCAGGATGGTCGCCGACAGTTCCTTGATCGTATCCACGAACACCAGCACCGCGGCCGTGAAGATCGCCGGCTTGAGCAGCGGAAGCAGCACCGACCACGCGCTTCTGAGCGACGATTGCCCGAGGCTTCTGGCTGCTTCGTCGATGTTGTTCGGCAGCTTTTCCAGTCCTGATCGGATCGAGCCCTCGGCAAGTGCCAGAAAGCGGATCGAGCAGACCAGGACGATCGCGGCCGCCGACCCGGTCAGAAGCAGTCCGGTCGATATGCCGAAATGGCTGCGCATTGCCGCATCGACCGAGTTGTCGACCCAGGCCAGCGAAAACAGCAATCCCAGCCCCATCACCGTGCCGGGAAGCGCATAGCCGATCATCGCGAAACGCGTGACGATCGTCGCCCCGCGCGAACGCGCCACCCTGGCCGTGTTGATCAGCAGCAGGGCGACGAAGACGCAAAGGAGAGCGGTCGCGCTCGCCGTTGCGACACTGGTCAGGAAGGCCTTCATCAGCGCCGGGTCCTGAAACTGGTGCAGCCGCCGTGATGCGTAGGTACCGAAGATATAGAGCGGAATGCCGAACCCAAGCAGGACCGGCAATGACGCCGCCAGCGTCGCTGCCGGCGCTGCAATACCCTTAAGTCTCACGCGGGGAGGCCGCGCCTTCATGTGCGTGGCGCGCACCGCATGATAGCGCTGTCGCCGCCGCGCCCACTGTTCGAGCATCAGCAGTGCGAAGACGAGGATCAGCATCAGCATGGCGATCTGCGCCGCGCCTTCGAGGCTGCCACGATTGAGCCATGTGGTGAAGACCGAGAGTGTCAGCGTGCGGACCCCGAGATACTCGGCGGCGCCGACATCG is drawn from Mesorhizobium sp. CAU 1732 and contains these coding sequences:
- a CDS encoding iron ABC transporter permease; protein product: MSNPAMPAAAIASNADGDAPRAKRQRHGAALGVAAVVCAIVLLPILTLAGIAVSGGGEDWPHLVSNVLPRATTTTLTLLALVAVMTAIIGVASAWVVVAYEFPLRKTLAWALVLPLAVPPYLAAYAFAEFFLFAGPVQTFYRGLFGFQSARDYWFPDLRSTGGAALVMSMVLYPYVYLTARMVFIMQGRNIADVARTLGAKPSTVFWRILLPVSRPAVVAGVALVLMETLNDVGAAEYLGVRTLTLSVFTTWLNRGSLEGAAQIAMLMLILVFALLMLEQWARRRQRYHAVRATHMKARPPRVRLKGIAAPAATLAASLPVLLGFGIPLYIFGTYASRRLHQFQDPALMKAFLTSVATASATALLCVFVALLLINTARVARSRGATIVTRFAMIGYALPGTVMGLGLLFSLAWVDNSVDAAMRSHFGISTGLLLTGSAAAIVLVCSIRFLALAEGSIRSGLEKLPNNIDEAARSLGQSSLRSAWSVLLPLLKPAIFTAAVLVFVDTIKELSATILLRPFGFNTLATFVYENASRATVQDGAVAALLIILTALLPVVLLSRALMRDREAML